In the genome of Candidatus Kapaibacterium sp., the window AACTGTGTAATTTTTAATCCGGAGCCAATCCAAGTCCACGAATTCCCACCATTTGTAGTCCTATCAATACCTCCATCGTGTCCGCTATACATTCTGTTTGAACCACCAAAATAAAGTTGGTGATGGTCTGCATGAACCTCCGGATTGCCTCCGCCGCCATACCAATGAGCAACACAATCCCAGTCTGTACCTCGATTAGTTGTCCGCCAAACGTTCACTCCTCCAACAAAGAATGTAGAAGTAGAATTTTTGTCTGCTAATATATCCAAATCGTAGAAAGCCTGGCCTCCCTTGTCAGATGCTTCATAACTCCAACCAAGCAAATTAAGACTGTCATTATCCCATCGAGTAATTTCATCCCAACCTGTACCACCATTTGTAGTTCCGTAAATGCCGTACAAGCCATAATTATTTGAACTATTGCCACCGCTCCAATTATAGTAGCCGTAAACAGCAAACACATGGTTGTTATTTGCCGGTGACAGCGACATTTCTACACGATAAATATTAGCTGCAGTACTTGGCAATCCACTTGTCAGAATTGACCAATTTGTCCCACCGTTTGTGGTGCGGGCAATTTCGTAATTAGTGGACACATAAACAATATTCGGGTCACTCGGATTGATTTCAATGTCCCAATAACCTGAGTTTACATTTAAGGGGATTGATTGCTGAGACCAATTCGTGCCTCCGTTTGTAGTTTTGAAAACACCGATTGACGTAGCAGCATATAGGATACTACTGTTTGTTGGGTGCATTTTCATTTCACGAATAGAACGCGTTTGGGTAATAGTCCAATTCAAACCTGTAGTGTTCCAGGTTGCGCCTCCGTCTGTAGATTTCAGCACCCCGACAGAATAAGTATCACCGTAGTCACCATCACCCGTTGCGATATACATTATATTAGTATTTCCCGGGTCAATTGCTATTGCAGATACTCCAAGAGTCGAAAGTTGGTCGGTGTTTGTTGACCAACTTGTGCCGGCATCAGTAGTCTTCCAAAGCCCACCACTTGCGGAGCCTACCCAAATTGTTTGGTTGGAAGTACCATTATAATTGGGGTCTTCCAAAACTGCATTGAGCCTTCCCAATCCTGCATATCCACCCTCAGAAGTTGATGGACCGACTTGTTCCCAACTAAAGCTGTGTAATTTATCTTCATCTTTGCCACGATTGGCTTTAAGTTTTTGAATCTCTTTCCATAAAATATCAGGCTCGGGGAATATTCCTGTCGGAAATACACGTTGTTCCCAAAACCATTCCCATCTTTTATATTGTTTCCAGCCGCCTCTTTCGTTTCTCGGCGTTTCGGGAGTAATCTCTTTATCTCCCCAATAATCATTGAAATCTTTCTGGAATTCGTAAAAATTACGGTTTTCGTTGATGGGTTCATTTGGCGATTTCGGGTAAGCACCAAACCAATATTGTGCATTAGCATTAAAAGCAGTAAATAATAAAATCGTTAAGATTAAGATTATTTGTTTATTCATTTTTATCATATACTTTTGTAAATAATATTTTTTAGAACACTTAAATTACGGAAACGTTTCGTAAAAAACAAGTAAAAGCGAAAAATAATGGAAAAAAATCAAAATAATTTACTTCCAATTGGAGTTTTTGATTCAGGAATCGGAGGTTTGAGTGTACTCAAGCAGTTAGTCCGATTTTTACCTCAGGAAAACTACATTTACTTGGGCGATACTGCAAGAGTTCCGTATGGAAATAAGTCACCTGAGATTGTAAAGCAATATGCAGCCGAATGTACTGATTTCTTGGTATCGAAAGGCGTCAAATTGATAATTGCAGCTTGCAATACTGTCTCGTCAGTTGCATTAGACGTCGTTAGCAAACATGCGGGGAATCTGCCCGTTATAAGTATGATTGAGCCTGCGTCATCGGCAGCATTGAGGGAGACCACAAATAATCGCATCGGGATAATCGGAACGAGAGCAACCATTTCGAGCAAAGCATATGAAAATGAAATCGTTAAATTGAGCGGCAATAAAAATCTGAAAGTTTTTTCAAAACCTTGCCCACTTTTTGTTCCAATCGTTGAAGAAGGTATGATGAAACATCCTTCTGCTAAATTGATTGCCATTGATTACTTACGGGATATGATTGATGCTCACGTTGATACGCTTGTTTTGGGATGTACGCACTATCCTTTGCTTTCGCAATTATTGATGGAAATTATGCCTGAAGTGACTTTGATTGATTCGGGTGAGCATGCTTCTGTGACTGCGTTAAGGATATTGGCTGAGGCAAGACAATTGCAAGAGCAACGCAAAGAATTTATCGAAAAACCCAATGTTAAATTTTATGTGACTGATTTGCCGGCAAATTTTGCCGAGCAAGCAAACATGTTTCTTGGGTTCGATTCAGACAAACCGGAATTGATTAGTTTGTAAATTTATTAAAATTCGCTTTCTAAATCAAATGCCGAGATTTTCCTATACAAGGTTCTGACGCTGATACCTAATGATTCAGCTACCATTCGGCGATTTCCCTTGAATTTTTTCATCGCAAACTGAATGATTTGTTTCTCAAATTCCTCAAGATTTAGGTCATCAGAATTTTGCATCAAATCTTCGATTGATTTGACTTCTTCAACTGAGTGCATGTTGACTGAATCCGATTTTCGGTTCATATCTTCGATAAGAACAGCTACGTTGTGCATGAAACGTTTGATTTCGGTTAGGTCACTTTTTAACTCGAGCAAGGTTCTGAAAATAAGCGATAGCTCAGGAGTTCCCGTATATTCAGGCTCATTCAGCTTCATCAGAGAATTATCATGTTCGATATTTCGGATTTCAAAAGCAGGTAGTGCCGGCGGAATATATTTACGTAGAATATCGGGGGTGACGTGTTCGCCTTTATGAAATGTAATGACTTTTTCAATCATATTTTTCAATTCACGTATATTGCCGGGCCACGGAAGACTTCTCAAAATGCTCATCGAATCGTCAGAAAATCCTTTATAAGGAAGGTTTAATTTTTGGCAAGTTTTACGCGCAAAATGCTCTACTAAAAGCGGAATATCTTGGACATGGTTTCTTAGTGGCGGCAAAACGATATGCACAGTATTGAGTCGATAAAACAAATCGGAACGGAATTTTCCTTCGGCAGAGGCTCTGTTCAAGTCTTTATTTGTAGCTCCGATGATTCTGACATCAACTTTTTTGGTTTGCGAGGAGCCAAGGCGAGTAAATTCGCCGGATTCGAGCACTCTTAATAATTTTGATTGCGTCCCGATTGGCATTTCGCCAATTTCATCTAAAAAGACTGTCCCTTTGTTTGCCGTTTCAAAAAATCCGATTCGCTGGTCAACGGCTCCGGTAAATGCACCTCTCTCGTGTCCGAAAAGCTCTGATTCGAGCAAGGTTTCCGGAATTGCAGCGCAATTAACACTCACAAAAGGTTTGCTCTTGCGTTTTGATAATCCATGAGCAGCGTTGGCAAAAACTTCTTTGCCTGTGCCTGTTTCTCCTGTGATTAATAGGCTCAAATCTGTAGGAGCAGCTTGAATGAGTAATCTGACAGCATTGTCTATTTCGTAAGAGTTTCCGATAATTGAGAATGCTTTTTTTATCTCACTAACTAATGAACCTTCGTTGTAGTAGCTATCCATAAACTATTCTTGCCCCTGATGTTTTGACCAATCATCCCACCCACCGGAATATATAAATACATTTTTATAGCCAAAAGTTTTAATCGCTTCTGCTAATTTGTGGCTCGAATCGCAATTGCCGCCATCACAATAAATTACAATCCGCTTATTGGTCGGCAAATCAAGAATTTTAGGCATAAAGACTGCTTCTTCATCGTAAGGAAATATATTTATAGCTTTTCCGATTTTGCTTTTAGCATACATTTCAGGACTTCGCGCATCAATAATTATGAAATCTGGATTATTGATAATTTTTTTCATCTGCTCATAAGTCACCGTCAATTCGGTATTTTTCGGTAATTCCGAATCCAATGATTCCTTATCCTTTTCAACGACTGCTTTTTTGGATTCAGCAACTTCAATTTTATTTTCAGCTATTTTGTCATCAACTAATTTTTCTTCATTTGGTTGAAAAGTCTCGGGCTCAGTGATTGTGGCATCATTCAAATCATTGTTAGTGTGTTCTTTTGATTGTTCCATATTGCCGAATACGTCTTCGTCGCTCAAAACTTTAATCTCTTTGGGTTCCCAAATCCAAGGCAGTGGTTTCGGCTTGGAGAAGTTATAGGCAATAGCGATAGCTATCGAAGCAAACAGTATTAGAGCAATATCTTTGAAATCTATTTTCATTTTACAAATCCTGCTTTTTCCAATATATCATAGGCAGAGTTCAGTTCTTGCGACTTTCTGCGGGACTTTTCCTGTAAGTCCTTATCCAAATTCACAAATCGGTCGGGATGAAATTCTTTCATTTTAGAACGGTATGCGGATTTAATAGTTGCAGAATCGGCATTGGGAGGCACTCCAAGTTCGGCAAAAGCATTTTTCACATCATCGCTGATATTGCTGCTCTTAGATGTATTCTCACTTTTTTTGTCTGATTCTTTCTTATTGTTCAATTCATCAATAATTCGTTTCAGTTCTTCATCTTCTTGATTTAGAATTTTGTAAGAATCACTGCTTTTGATGCTGTTAGATTGAACTAATTTTGAAATTCTATTTATTATTTGCCACATGTTCTTTTAATAATGAAATTATATTTTCGACCCTCTTTTCATAGATTATATTTGTACATGACTGCCTATTGCCACTTTCTATAGCGTCAATTATTGCTTGCCATTTATCGCCGACACAAATCAATGCTTTAGGGCGTATCAATTTTCTGTCTGTCAATGCGATAACAGTAGCAATTTCGAGCATAGTTCCCCACGACCCGTCAAATACAATATACGCAGAGCCAATTTCTACCAAAGATTTCAAACGTTCTAAATAGTCTTTTGTTTTAATGATTTCGGTGACAAAGGGGTTTGCTTGTTTATCTTTAAAATCTTTAGTAATCACTCCTATTCGCCGTGTATCAAATGCAGAAGCACCTTTGTGAACTGCCTCCATTATACCGCCGTATCCGCCGGTTGCTATATCGAAACCGCTTTGGGCTAAGGCAAATCCAAGTTCAGTGGCATATACGTAGCTTTTATCATCGTATCGTAAAGTGCCACTGCCGAAAATGGTAATGATGTTCATTAGATTACTCTCATACCCAGACTGAAATAAAAATGAGTATCGCCCCAAAAGACTCTATCCGGAGACTTTCGGAAAAAGAAGCTCCTACCAATGCTGAATTTAAGAGGACCAAGTGGAGAATCTAATGCAATAGTGCTGCCAACGCCGTGCTTGAAAGAGCTAAATTTTACATCTTCGGGTATCAGCCAAGTTGAGCCAAAATCATACCGAAAAGTTAGATAAGTATCGTAAAAGACTTGAAAAGGCATCAAGTAGCGATACCCGACTGAACCTCGAAATAGTTGCCGTCCGCGTTCTTCATCTTCGAACATTCCAAAGAATGAATCTTCACCACCGAGCGAATAAAATTCGGGGTAAGGAACAGTAATGTCTGCAACTCCGAATGTCAGAGTCGTGTTTAGAGTATGATTTGCAATTGACCTGTTTGAAGAGTAGCTGAATAAAGCTTTTGAAAAAGCCACCGCTTCAGTAACAGGTAGCAAATTTGTTTCGAGCGATACATCTATAACTCTGCCTTCAGTCGGGAAATCGAGTGATTTACGATTGTCGAAAACAGTACCGAATTTAATTGTCGAGATAGTATAAAAATCGGGAATGACATCAGGCATTTTATAAAATCGTTGCTTCTCGTATCGCATTTGAACATATAATCGCCCCTGTCTTTCGAGTTGCATTCCTATTAGAGCTGACAGACCAATGTCTTCCTCGACCATATCTCGAGTTCGGATATTCGAAAATCTATTGGGTTGATTTACTTCTTTCGGCGAGAAACTATTCCTGTTGATTCTATTGTAATATGCAATAAAAGATGTAGTCAGATAAGTCCTGAAAAAGCGTGGATTTGTGAGTGATAATTCCGTTACGAGAAAAGAATTTGCCATCGCAAACCTAATCAAAAATCCGGCACCGGTATTCCAAATATTATCTTGAAGCAAATCTAAGCCTACTTGTGCATTTCGTTCGTTATCAACTCTGCCGCCGATACTAATTGTTTGAGTCCCGCTTTCGCGAACATGAACGTTCATGTGCATATTGCCATGATTGTCGATAGACGGGTAAATATCAACGTCCTCGAATAGGTTATTAAATTGCAAGTTTTCACTTGATTCAATAATATTTTCAGGTGTTATAAGCTCACCTTTTTGAAATTTCAAATCTCGGTCAATCAGATATGATGCAGTTTGTTTATTTCCGCTTATGATTATATCATCAATAATTCCAAGGTTGCACTCAAGCATCAAAATGTTATGAAGCATGGAAACATTAATAATTTTTGACATAGGGAAATTGAGTTGATTCATTAGTTCTGAAGCATATTCGAAAATTTGATATTTCATCTCATTATCAAATCCTTGCCCGATAAATTTTTCGCCCAAAAGCAATGACAAAGTATCGGCGATTGATAAGTAACCCGGATTGACTTTGATTTGAATAACATTGATTTCCGGATTTTTTTCCGCTTGAATTTGGACTTCATCGCCGTTGATTTGGACTGCAAATGATTTATATTTGGCGAATGATTCCTGATTATACATTATGTATAATGCGTTACGCAAATTACGTAATTGCTCATCATTTTGGCTGACAATTAATTGTGAATCTTCCGAATCGAAGCCTTTTAAGCGAATCTTAGCTTCAGAAACATTGCCAAATATAGATTTCGCAAGGCTATCTAATTTTGCTGATTTGATTTTCTCAATTTTACTGATAATGCTTTGGATTGAATCCATTGCAGCTATGTAGCCGAGTTCTGCAGTAATTTCCAAATCGGTGAAATCCGTATTTTTTTTGTCATCAAGTTTCGGGCTTAATACAAAGTCTGCGAGCAACATTTCATCGTCGGATATTTTTTTCATTGCTGTAGAGATTGCCTGGTCGGCGATATTCCAAGGATTCACCAAATCGAAACTTTGTAATAATGGCGATGAAGCATCTACCGCGATAATCAAATCGGGATTAAATTCTAATGCAGATTTGACGGGAATATTTGCCAAAATTCCACCGTCAACTAAAACCATCGAATCAATTCTGACTGCCGGAAAGCGAAGCGGAATTGTTGCGCTCGCTTTGATTGCTCTCGCTAAATTGCCACTTTTCAACGATATTGACTTGCCTGCCGCCAAATCGGTCGCAATTATTCTGAGTGGATATTTCAATGAATCGAAATTCGTGGTCGGCATATAAGGCGAGCTCCAAATCATACTTTGGATGAATGAATCAAAACCCGAACCCGAATTGATAGCCTGAGGCGGTGTAAAGCGGAAATTATTAAATTTCATTGTAACTAATTTGCGGTCGAATAACTCTTTTTGGTCGAAAAATAAATCGCTTCGATTGCCGGATTCCTTAAGAGCAACTATTCGATTCCAATCATAATCAATAATCAAATCCATCAACTCATCTGCTGTATTACCCGTTGCATACAATCCGCCAATTATCGCACCGATACTCGTCCCGGTGATTGAATGAATTTTAATATTATGCTTTTCGAGGGCTTTCAGTACACCAATTTGGCTTACACCTCTGGCACCGCCACCACTTAACACTAATGTGATTTTGGGATATAATTCATCTTTCGTTGGTAGCGAGTGGGCTTGTTTATTTTGGGCAAAAATCGAAGTAGGAATAGCAAATACAAACCCAATCAGGGAAAGTAAACACAATAGAAAAAAATTTATATGAGCTAATTTTTTCAATTTATCTCGAATGAATTGTGATTATTCTTACATTCCGAGAGTATCATTTCGATACTTGTCACTTGCGAACGTGAGCTTCCTCGTTTTAGAATGCTTTTGAAAAGTTCAATTGTTTGCAAATCGGATTCGACCACACATTCGACGGTGCCGTCGTATAAATTCTTCACATAACCTTTCAAACCCATTTCTAATGCGTTGCGTTGCACGAAATAACGATAGCCCACACCTTGGACATGTCCGTGAATTTTAAAAGTAGCTCTGTTGCATTCGCTCATGATTTTTTCCCATTTTTGGCAGCTTCCATTATTTGTGCAGTTCGCTCTGCTTGCAAAGTAAATGCTTCCAATCTCGCTTCAATAACTTGAGGAAAGACGTTTCCGTCCACCTCTATTGTCAAAAAAGGAATAGACATTTTCCCGTTAAATAGCGACGATAGCTTGAAATTCGGCTCTACCTCATTCCGAACGGCTATTTTCCTTTCCACGGTCATTTCCGGAATTGAAACTGCTTCGGTAAATCGAGTCGGCATACATCCAAAAGGACCAAGATTGATTATGCCGCAGTATTTTTCTAATGTTTCGTACATCGAAATGCCCAATGTCAATCCCGGTTCTCCTTTGAAATCCAATGGGATTATATGCTTGCTATGTTCGAGCAGTGGCTTAATCTCAGTCAATGAATATTTGTAATAACCCGATTTAGACAATGCTTTTTTGATTTTTTTCTCAGCCGAACGCATGAAATAATGTCGAATTTCTCGTTCCAATTTTTTCCGAAACGAATTTTCCGGTTCGAGCAATCCGATTTTCAGCAAATAATCAACGTAGTAAATCCATTCGCTGATGTAGCCGATTTTGAGAACGAATCCCTTTTTGGCAAAAATTTCATTCAAATATTTATGCGAAAACAAGTCTCGCCGAACGTAGATTTCTCCAAGTAAAGCTACGTAACGAGCTTTTTCAATCGGTGTCTCAATCGGCACTTTTTCGTGAATTACTTCCGCAAAATTCTCCAACAAAGTGTAAATATTATCGGGGTCTCGTTCAAATCCTTCGCTGACTATTTTGAATTCGCTATCAAACACTTCAACTCCGAGAGCTGGATTTTTCGCATATGCCATAATTGCAGAGCGAACATCATCCAACACATCGCCAATCATAATTGCTTGGATGGCTCTCATTGCAAATTTTGAACCGAAACCTGCGAATCCGTCTTCATTCATCAAAGTGATTTGGGTGACGTTTCGCCATTTTTTTGATTTAATCAACTGCCTCAAAAATACAGGATATTGTCCTAATCGGCAATTTCCGGCACCTTCCACAGTGAAAAATGCGACATATTCTTCCTTCTTTTGGTTCTCGATGTAATCTGAGAGCGAGCCAGCCAAAATAATCAATGGCAAACATTCTTTTCCGCTTGAAACTGCTTTGCCATATTTGATTATATCAGGATTTGAGGGTGGCAAAGCTTGAGCATTGAAACCCAAACTTCGGAATGCAGCAGCGAACATTTCCGAATTCAAATCCCCCATCGAAGGAATCAGGATTTTCACTCTCGGGTCACTCATTTGGATTCGTTCGCCATCGGAAGTGATATAATAATTCCCATCTTTGCCGAATTCTACATCAGCAGATACGAAATCACTATTATCGGGGTCGCTGATGTTGGATTTCAATTTGATATAATTCTTAATTACG includes:
- the murI gene encoding glutamate racemase: MEKNQNNLLPIGVFDSGIGGLSVLKQLVRFLPQENYIYLGDTARVPYGNKSPEIVKQYAAECTDFLVSKGVKLIIAACNTVSSVALDVVSKHAGNLPVISMIEPASSAALRETTNNRIGIIGTRATISSKAYENEIVKLSGNKNLKVFSKPCPLFVPIVEEGMMKHPSAKLIAIDYLRDMIDAHVDTLVLGCTHYPLLSQLLMEIMPEVTLIDSGEHASVTALRILAEARQLQEQRKEFIEKPNVKFYVTDLPANFAEQANMFLGFDSDKPELISL
- a CDS encoding sigma-54 dependent transcriptional regulator; protein product: MDSYYNEGSLVSEIKKAFSIIGNSYEIDNAVRLLIQAAPTDLSLLITGETGTGKEVFANAAHGLSKRKSKPFVSVNCAAIPETLLESELFGHERGAFTGAVDQRIGFFETANKGTVFLDEIGEMPIGTQSKLLRVLESGEFTRLGSSQTKKVDVRIIGATNKDLNRASAEGKFRSDLFYRLNTVHIVLPPLRNHVQDIPLLVEHFARKTCQKLNLPYKGFSDDSMSILRSLPWPGNIRELKNMIEKVITFHKGEHVTPDILRKYIPPALPAFEIRNIEHDNSLMKLNEPEYTGTPELSLIFRTLLELKSDLTEIKRFMHNVAVLIEDMNRKSDSVNMHSVEEVKSIEDLMQNSDDLNLEEFEKQIIQFAMKKFKGNRRMVAESLGISVRTLYRKISAFDLESEF
- a CDS encoding rhodanese-like domain-containing protein; translated protein: MKIDFKDIALILFASIAIAIAYNFSKPKPLPWIWEPKEIKVLSDEDVFGNMEQSKEHTNNDLNDATITEPETFQPNEEKLVDDKIAENKIEVAESKKAVVEKDKESLDSELPKNTELTVTYEQMKKIINNPDFIIIDARSPEMYAKSKIGKAINIFPYDEEAVFMPKILDLPTNKRIVIYCDGGNCDSSHKLAEAIKTFGYKNVFIYSGGWDDWSKHQGQE
- a CDS encoding DnaJ domain-containing protein codes for the protein MWQIINRISKLVQSNSIKSSDSYKILNQEDEELKRIIDELNNKKESDKKSENTSKSSNISDDVKNAFAELGVPPNADSATIKSAYRSKMKEFHPDRFVNLDKDLQEKSRRKSQELNSAYDILEKAGFVK
- a CDS encoding LOG family protein; translated protein: MNIITIFGSGTLRYDDKSYVYATELGFALAQSGFDIATGGYGGIMEAVHKGASAFDTRRIGVITKDFKDKQANPFVTEIIKTKDYLERLKSLVEIGSAYIVFDGSWGTMLEIATVIALTDRKLIRPKALICVGDKWQAIIDAIESGNRQSCTNIIYEKRVENIISLLKEHVANNK
- a CDS encoding patatin-like phospholipase family protein, producing MKKLAHINFFLLCLLSLIGFVFAIPTSIFAQNKQAHSLPTKDELYPKITLVLSGGGARGVSQIGVLKALEKHNIKIHSITGTSIGAIIGGLYATGNTADELMDLIIDYDWNRIVALKESGNRSDLFFDQKELFDRKLVTMKFNNFRFTPPQAINSGSGFDSFIQSMIWSSPYMPTTNFDSLKYPLRIIATDLAAGKSISLKSGNLARAIKASATIPLRFPAVRIDSMVLVDGGILANIPVKSALEFNPDLIIAVDASSPLLQSFDLVNPWNIADQAISTAMKKISDDEMLLADFVLSPKLDDKKNTDFTDLEITAELGYIAAMDSIQSIISKIEKIKSAKLDSLAKSIFGNVSEAKIRLKGFDSEDSQLIVSQNDEQLRNLRNALYIMYNQESFAKYKSFAVQINGDEVQIQAEKNPEINVIQIKVNPGYLSIADTLSLLLGEKFIGQGFDNEMKYQIFEYASELMNQLNFPMSKIINVSMLHNILMLECNLGIIDDIIISGNKQTASYLIDRDLKFQKGELITPENIIESSENLQFNNLFEDVDIYPSIDNHGNMHMNVHVRESGTQTISIGGRVDNERNAQVGLDLLQDNIWNTGAGFLIRFAMANSFLVTELSLTNPRFFRTYLTTSFIAYYNRINRNSFSPKEVNQPNRFSNIRTRDMVEEDIGLSALIGMQLERQGRLYVQMRYEKQRFYKMPDVIPDFYTISTIKFGTVFDNRKSLDFPTEGRVIDVSLETNLLPVTEAVAFSKALFSYSSNRSIANHTLNTTLTFGVADITVPYPEFYSLGGEDSFFGMFEDEERGRQLFRGSVGYRYLMPFQVFYDTYLTFRYDFGSTWLIPEDVKFSSFKHGVGSTIALDSPLGPLKFSIGRSFFFRKSPDRVFWGDTHFYFSLGMRVI
- a CDS encoding acylphosphatase, whose amino-acid sequence is MSECNRATFKIHGHVQGVGYRYFVQRNALEMGLKGYVKNLYDGTVECVVESDLQTIELFKSILKRGSSRSQVTSIEMILSECKNNHNSFEIN